The window GACGATCATGGAGGCACCCAGTCAGCCTCTGTGCAGTTTGGATAAGGGCAACCACCCCACGATGCTCAAATGCAGATCTTTGCGTGGCACCCCACCTTTGAATTACAACTGGGCCAAGACCACTGGAAACAAGGTCTTGCCGACTCAAAGTATTGTGGACCCAATAGCTGGGACCTTGCATTTGGACAATATTGAACGTGAGTGTGGAACCTTTCGCTGCACCGTGGAAAGTATGGTGGCCACCAAACACTGTGACCTTCACATTGACTGTTTGACGGCCCAGGACACAAATGTGAGCAGTCCACTATTGATGACAGCCACTGGAATCTCTGCCATCACAATCACTATCACCATTGTCCTTTTCGCAGTTGTCATTTCTGTAGTCGTCTTCTACAaacgaggaaaaaaatcagtggAGGTTTCTAACACAGTAGTATTATAATTAGACGCATTTTCTTTTGCTTGACAGCGCCAACAACAGTGATGTCACAAGTGTTGAGATTATGTTAGTATGTTGATTTTCTTTACCACAGCAGCATTTGATTGGAATGTGGCTTTGATTGTTCATTTGTGTTGAATCTATTAAACAAGTTCTATAAATCCATCATAGGTCAGCTGTCTTTTGTACACACTTGCAAACTTTGAAAATGACAGAAAACTGAAAGAttgtaattaaacaaaaaaattgtttaaacaTTGCCATCTTTGTTCTAACACTTAATGGAAAACCTATTGACTGAtttcaaataaagaaaaactgatcataatttataaaaataaattgaatgaagTTTAATCTCATCTAAAATAAACCCAAACATAGTTTGTTTGGTGATGATTGCACAGTTATTCATCGCAATGTGCCCTGTTATTGGCCGGTGTTAGCATTGTGTCTTGGCCTCGTACTTACAACCCCATGTGTTcgtcttgaattgaattgaatgcttttattgtcatgatgcaagtataattaaatttttgttttgggatATTGTAGAGTTTCATGTGCTGGTTAGATCAACTTTGCAAGCTGTGATCCTTTAACAATCATCAAAGAGTACAAAGTAAATACAtgacaaaatgtattatttacatCACATTCTTAGATATATTACCATCGGTATTATTTGTCACATATTCATCATAATCTGTATGTAGTGTGCACTGAAGAGCATGATGTAATTTAAAAGCTAAATGAGAAATTTGCCAACCATAATGACCCTGGTAAAGAATAACACAGTTGATAAACCATCATGTCAGATACAAAAGGCTCTAGTTCACTTTACTTGCAAATTTAAAATAGTAGACAAACAATTCATGTGAAcattttggaatacattttatCAAGAGTTATTGACCTTCCTAAGAAAGTAATTGCTTGCAATTGTACATAATTCAAAATTTAtcaactattcattcatttattcattttttgaaccgtttatcctcacaaaggtcgcaagGGATGCCGAACTGACTTCGTGACGGAGGGGGGGGGACgccgtgaatcggtggccagccggtcgcagggcatgaggagagggacaaccattcgcactcatacctaggggcaatttagaatgtccaaccagcctaccatgcgtgtttttggaatgtgggaggaaacttgaGTGCCCAgcgaaaacatgcaaattacaCTCTGGatggccgacctggatttgaacccaggacctctgAACTGCGAGTCCGACATGCTaaacactcatccgccaggcatCTGTGTGTATTACGGACTTTGGACTTATAGGTCCTACAGTGCCCAAAGTAGATTTATAGAagtgggcaagtggttagcaggtcgccttcacagttctgagattgaaggtTCAATTCCACGTTCGGACCATCCTGgctggagtttgcttgttctccctgggcctgtgtggacTTTCTCTGGGaccctcctacatcccaaagacatgcatggtatgttggttggacactctaaattaagcttgagtgtaaatggttgtccgtcttcttgtgcttTGCGATTGGTAGGCTACTTCTTATCAAGTTTGTCAAATTTGTAACTCAGTCGACCAATTTGTATCATTTTTGCAATATTCAAAACGCAGGCTACATCAAAGCCCATTTTATATAAACAATGTTTGTTCTTTTCTACTGAATCTGGCTGGGTATGACTTCACTAAATGTCTGCGCAAATCAAATTCCcagcacatacacacatgaGGCTTAGGAAACTGGAAACCAATAATTAGCCAGAAGAAAAGCTTGCTAACCACTGGGTCTAGATTTAAGAGTTCACGATTCCTTCGATTGCAATTTCTAGTTATTTTATTGCTACAAACACGTGTTTATGTGCTTCTCAATGGGTTTTAAAGATTATCTATTCCCAGAATTATTATACTACAATACAGTATATAATACCATTTATTGTTAAAAACATGTCTGTCTAAGCAAAACGGTATATTTTACGAGGGAATAAGAATCTGTCTTTTTGACCCTTCCATCCAAAGCCAAAaaataagttgttttttttaaataataaatacacaaaCTTGGCAGTGCAAAAACGATCTGTCTATCAGTACAGTGATCAAAAAATATAAGCATTTTTATCAATCTTATCAATATAATAGTAACCAGAATGGTAAAATTATCTGCATCATGATGTtgctaaaataaattaatttaaccTAAGACAATTGGGAACGACTCCAGCTTCTGTTTGACCCTGACACTGATAAGAAGTCTAGTTaagtaaaaataattatgaAGTGTCAAATTATTCCCTCCGCAGCAGCTGTTGTGTACAaattttgttgctgttgttttgcAAATTTTTGCTCCAAAATTTGAGCGAACCAAGTATCCATGAATTGACCAAATATTACCGTGAAtacttaaattttatttatggGTTTTCTCACAGATACAAAACACCCCAAATACACAATGcctaaaaaatacaagaaaagaaacaccAATAGGAGAAACAAGATGTGAAATCACCTTTATTAATTTACCCAGAAACAAGAGGTACAGGTAAGGGGAAAGTACTTTATAGTTTAGATCAGCGTAGAAAGAAACGAGGTAAGCAGGAGAAGAAGTGATGCGACTGAAAACGTACCCAGTTGCTGAGCATTGTTAATGTAATACTCAGCTACCTTTGTGTTAGGATTTGCACCATTGAACCACAATTGCATGCATCGCCCTGATGTTTTCGGAAGTGTAGTGTAAAGGTAAGAGTTAGACCAGATTTGTTCACACATGGACTTTGGCGTTGGGTAGACATCGGACCACTTTTTACATTTGCTTCCAACAGGGCATTGGTTGATACCTGAAatggagaaatatttttttcgggGGTGGTTTTCAGCGTTAAAGTGCAAGACAAGACCTTGATCAAGGAAAAAGAATCTTGATTATGAACACACTGAGGCGGGCCGGCGGGttgagtggttaacacgtcggcctctcagctctggggtcctgggttcaaatccaggtcggtccacctgtctggagtttggatgttctcccgagggttttctccgggtacaccggtttcctctcacattccaaaaacatgcatggtaggctgattggacactaaattgtgcctaggtgtgagtgtgagagtggatggttgtccgtctccctgtgccctgcggtcggctggccaccgattcagggtgtcccccacttctggcccgaagtcagctggcataggctacagcaccccccgcgaccttagtaaggataaagtggttcagaaaatgaatgaatgaaaacacactgaATTTTTTAAGTGTcacagtggagaaaaaaacataaatatgagCCAATACTTCTAATGGCTACTTTAGCCAGTCAGATGCAAGTGTATCTGAATGTTCTGGCTACTCGTCACGTATTGGTCTCCCACTTTTCTTAGCTAACACACAGTAAGTGCAGTCCCTTCAGTATCCTCATATTCCATGACTTTTCATgtgtctcatttcattttctgaaccactttatcctcattacagtcgcggggggtgctggagccaatcccagctgtctccgggccagagacgagggacaccctgaatcggtggcgagccgatcgcaggccacaaggagacggacaaccatgcacactcacacccatacctaggggcaatttagagtgtccaatcagcctaccatgcatgtttttggaatgtgggaggaaaccggagtacccggatgaaacccacgcaggcctggggagaacatgcgaactccacacaggtggacgtgacttggatttgaacccaggaccccagagcactgaggccaatgcgctaaccactcgcgtcaccgggccgcccgactTTCCATGTAACATGGAAAAAGTTATGCTGGTGATGAGAACACACCTGTACTCCAGTCCCATCCTTTGTGCCAGTTAGATTTGCATGCCATTTCATTTTTGCAGTCCTCCCACCAGCTGTGGCAGTCCTCCATACACAATGGTACATTCAAGATTCGCTCCTTACGCCACTCCTGATCCACCTGcatccacaaaaaaataaaaaaaatgagtagaGCACAAGTCATAAATGAATGCATATCATTGATCAGATGAAatagcacacacacgcacacaaatgtacacacactcacgcacataCGAATCAAAAAAACGTTGTCCccaaggtataaaaaaaaatcaagttatgAAACATCAAATGAAATCATCATTCCCTGAAATGTAAATTACCCTTCctgtaactgtttttttttaattgtcgtgGATGCCTAATTCCCAGGacactttttcatctttttacaGGACCATGGCAAAGCAGCTCCCGGCGGAGTTGAGTTCATGTTGTGCCCTTGAACCTTGTTCATCACTGAGTTGTTTGTTACGTTTTTGAGTgtgcgtaacataattttaa of the Stigmatopora argus isolate UIUO_Sarg chromosome 10, RoL_Sarg_1.0, whole genome shotgun sequence genome contains:
- the LOC144083794 gene encoding coxsackievirus and adenovirus receptor homolog, translated to MAMMWYLLWPSVLLGVICNIAPGRPLDINLEKNHYYAATGSDIQLPCTYTDTVHTHENMEVLWSIIPADGKEQPIIWFTGGHLYSDQYKPMEGRVHFRSGDPRNGDATINIKDVRPSDMETYTCFVKNLPGLDQKKMDLTIMEAPSQPLCSLDKGNHPTMLKCRSLRGTPPLNYNWAKTTGNKVLPTQSIVDPIAGTLHLDNIERECGTFRCTVESMVATKHCDLHIDCLTAQDTNVSSPLLMTATGISAITITITIVLFAVVISVVVFYKRGKKSVEVSNTVVL
- the folr gene encoding folate receptor, translated to MWGAAFVLLLTLSSTCLSEDKLNICMDAKHHKVKPGPEGKLYQQCAPWRDNACCTANTSSEAHNDNSYLYNFNWNHCGGMAPKCKRHFIQDTCFYECSPHLGPWIQPVDQEWRKERILNVPLCMEDCHSWWEDCKNEMACKSNWHKGWDWSTGINQCPVGSKCKKWSDVYPTPKSMCEQIWSNSYLYTTLPKTSGRCMQLWFNGANPNTKVAEYYINNAQQLGTFSVASLLLLLTSFLSTLI